A stretch of the Perca flavescens isolate YP-PL-M2 chromosome 10, PFLA_1.0, whole genome shotgun sequence genome encodes the following:
- the LOC114562568 gene encoding protocadherin beta-16 isoform X11 produces the protein MKGQVLLFFSVLSLSLVLGQVSYSISEEMPKGSLVGNMARDIGLDVKRLKSGKARIFTRDSDEYIELNNERGVLLIKHRIDRESLCGQTTPCALHFQIILENPMEFYSVTIEITDVNDNPPSFDKNDVKFKISESAVSGAKFILDRAVDPDVGLNGLQTYKLDPTDNFVVKLHDQADGTKNVEMVLEKPLDREKKENLSLVLTAVDGGEPQMTGTMQILITVLDANDNAPVFTQPIYKASIKENEPVGTVVVTVTATDADHGSNGRITYSISSMLDHARGLFEVNDQRGEIRLKGNVDYEKARTFQINIRASDDGGLVDSCKVIIDVIDMNDNKPDIHIMSKSNVISEDAKPGTVVTMINIEDADSGENGKVQCSINNNIPFVMKSTTNYFYSLITDSGLDKETGSEYNITVTCSDEGVPSLSSSVTLTLQISDVNDNAPVFERSSYEAYIVENNTPGLSIFTVKARDADWNQNARVSYILEDSSVNGVPVSSYVSVSADSGVIHAVRSFDYEQIKDFHFRVKAQDGGSPPLSSNVTVKILIQDQNDNPPQVLYPVQTGGSLVAEMVPRSADVGYLVTKVVAVDVDSGQNAWLSYKLQKATDRALFEVGLQNGEIKTIRQVTDKDAVKQRLTVIVEDNGQPSRSATVIVNVAVADSFPEVLSEFTDFTHDKEYNDNLTFYLVLALAVVSFLFITCLVVIISVKIYRWRQSRILYHSNLPVIPYYPPRYSDTLGTGTLQHVYNYEVCRTTDSRKSDCKFGRAGSQNVLIMDPSSTGTMQRIQSEKSILDEPDSPLELFFATIASSKEAGWDANKRGGMCCHSNKLTHWQGCTISH, from the coding sequence ATGAAAGGGCAAGTACTGTTGTTTTTCTCGGTCCTCTCTCTCAGCTTGGTGCTCGGGCAGGTCAGCTACTCCATTTCCGAGGAAATGCCAAAAGGTTCTCTAGTAGGAAACATGGCAAGGGATATTGGCTTGGATGTTAAAAGACTAAAGTCGGGTAAAGCTCGAATTTTTACTCGAGACAGTGACGAATATATTGAGCTGAATAACGAAAGAGGAGTCCTCCTCATCAAGCACAGGATAGACAGAGAGTCGCTCTGTGGACAAACGACGCCTTGTGCATTGCATTTTCAGATTATATTAGAGAATCCGATGGAATTTTATAGTGTAACTATTGAGATCACAGATGTTAATGATAACCCTCCATCCTTCGACAAGAACGACGTCAAATTTAAAATTAGTGAATCTGCTGTTAGCGGGGCTAAATTCATATTAGACCGGGCAGTTGATCCTGATGTAGGCTTAAATGGATTGCAAACATATAAACTTGATCCGACAGACaattttgttgttaaattgcatgATCAAGCAGACGGGACGAAAAACGTCGAAATGGTCTTAGAGAAACCTcttgacagagaaaaaaaggaaaacctgTCTTTAGTTCTGACGGCAGTTGATGGAGGAGAGCCGCAGATGACAGGAACAATGCAAATTCTAATCACCGTTTTAGATGCGAATGATAATGCTCCTGTTTTTACACAGCCTATTTATAAAGCCTctataaaagaaaatgaaccAGTAGGGACAGTTGTAGTGACAGTTACTGCGACAGATGCAGATCACGGATCTAATGGAAGAATAACTTATTCAATTTCGAGTATGTTAGATCATGCCCGTGGGTTATTTGAAGTAAATGATCAACGTGGCGAAATCCGGCTGAAAGGAAATGTTGACTATGAAAAAGCTCGAACATTTCAGATAAACATCCGTGCAAGTGATGATGGAGGACTAGTTGACTCCTGTAAAGTGATAATCGATGTCATTGACATGAATGACAACAAACCCGATATCCATATAATGTCAAAATCTAACGTAATATCAGAAGATGCCAAACCTGGTACTGTTGTAACAATGATAAACATTGAGGACGCAGACTCAGGTGAAAATGGCAAGGTCCAATGcagtataaataataatattccCTTCGTGATGAAGTCTACAACCAATTATTTCTACAGTTTAATTACAGATAGCGGTTTAGACAAGGAGACAGGATCTGAGTATAATATAACTGTGACCTGCTCTGATGAGGGAGTGCCCTCCCTCTCCAGCAGCGTCACTCTCACCTTACAGATCTCTGATGTGAATGATAACGCGCCTGTCTTTGAGAGGAGCTCATATGAGGCCTACATTGTAGAAAACAACACACCAGGTCTCTCTATATTCACAGTGAAAGCCAGAGACGCTGACTGGAACCAGAATGCCCGTGTTTCTTACATACTGGAGGACTCCTCTGTTAACGGAGTGCCAGTCTCCTCATATGTGTCCGTTAGTGCTGATAGTGGAGTCATCCATGCTGTGCGCTCTTTTGACTACGAGCAGATCAAAGACTTCCATTTCCGCGTCAAAGCGCAGGATGGAGGCTCTCCTCCACTCAGTAGCAAtgtgactgtgaaaatactgatCCAGGACCAGAACGACAACCCTCCTCAGGTTCTGTACCCAGTCCAGACTGGTGGCTCTCTGGTGGCTGAAATGGTGCCTCGTTCAGCAGATGTGGGCTATCTGGTCACTAAAGTGGTGGCTGTTGATGTGGACTCTGGACAGAATGCCTGGCTCTCCTATAAACTGCAGAAAGCCACAGACAGGGCGCTGTTTGAAGTGGGCTTACAGAATGGAGAAATAAAAACTATCCGCCAAGTCACTGATAAAGATGCTGTGAAACAAAGACTGACTGTTATAGTGGAGGACAACGGGCAGCCCTCTCGTTCAGCTACAGTCATTGTTAACGTGGCGGTGGCGGACAGCTTCCCTGAAGTGCTGTCTGAGTTCACTGACTTTACACACGACAAGGAGTACAATGACAATCTGACTTTTTACTTAGTGTTGGCTTTGGCTGTagtttccttcctcttcatcacgtGTTTAGTGGTTATTATatcagtgaaaatctacagATGGAGACAGTCTCGCATCCTTTATCACTCCAATCTCCCTGTGATTCCATATTATCCACCACGTTACTCAGACACTTTGGGAACAGGGACTCTCCAACACGTGTACAATTACGAGGTGTGCAGGACGACTGACTCCAGAAAGAGTGACTGTAAGTTCGGCAGAGCTGGTAGTCAGAACGTGCTGATAATGGACCCCAGTTCTACAGGGACGATGCAGCGGATACAGAGTGAAAAGAGCATCCTGGATGAACCAGACTCTCCTCTAGAG